The Brassica oleracea var. oleracea cultivar TO1000 chromosome C7, BOL, whole genome shotgun sequence sequence CAAAAAATCATAAGTAAATCCTTAATAACAAAAGTATGTGACAATAGTTTTCTACCATCCATATTTCACCGATACGGATTGATTAGTTGAAGCCGTAGCTTTACTTTTTTTACCGTAGAATTATTGCTGCCAATTTTTTTGTTGTAGGTGTAGATTTTTTTGCTATAGATCTTTTGGTGTAAAAGTTTAACCGTAGTTTTTTTTTTTTAAGTATGATTGGTATAACTTAGATGTATATTTACCACAATAATTTGACAATATTTATTTTACGTGTTACCAGTTTGAATAAAATTGACTCATGAAAAGAATTTAAACGGTTAATTTTTATTTTACAAAATCAGTTAAACATGACATCCATGTACCCGTTCGGAAAATGATTGTTTATATTAGATATCGGATTTTTGGATTTAAAATTAAACTTCATTCGGACTCGGATCATGCCAGGTCCGGATAAATTTGTAGGAGTTTAAAAAATTGAAATAACTTATGTATTTAGAAATGTCATCAACTAATTTATACAAAAATAAAAACTAACATTACGGACGTGCGGTAGTTAGTTAGCATTATTTAGACACAACCATTGTTGTTTCTTTAAGTTGAGTATTATTATGCCTTTAATCAAAAAAAAAAAGTTGTGTTATAAAAAAAACTAGAATTTTATTGTATCGAGGAAATTTAAATAAGGGCAAAATTTTATACCCGTAGGAGAAAATAACACTGATAATAAGAGAGGATGTGTTATTAGAAGGAGAAGGAATGGTATGTTTACAATCGATCGAAACGATCGTTTATATAGAAAAGAAATTCACTGTGCAAATAGTGCAACGGGCCCCACATCTTTTATATTATCAACATATACTGCGTTTCTTTTTCTGACTTTTCACAACACTCCCCTTTGGGGACCGGTGTCACTATCCACTCTCGCTTAACGTCTTTGTTGCCTCGTTAAAAACCTTTCTAGGAAAACCCAATGGGAAAAACCATAGTAAGGTAAAAAGAGTACAACAACGTAAGCTCCCCCTCGAATGAGCAGTCATAAATCCTTCTGATGATGCATTCCAATGTTACGAACATGTTTTCTGAATATCGAAGTCGGAAGTGATTTTGTGAAGAGATCAGCTGCATTGTCGCATGATTGGACATATCTTACTTCAATCTCTTTCTTCTTCACGAGCTCTTGAGTGTATGAGAAGAACTTCGGATGGATATGCTTCGTTCTATCGCTTTTGATATATCCGTCCTTTGTTTGAGCAACACATGCTGCATTATCTTCATATAAAATAGTTGGCTCCGTATTTTCGCCAATCCCGCTGCTTGAACAGATGTGTCGGCTCATTGATCTCAGCCATACACATTCTCTACTTGCTTCATGGAGTGCAATGATCTCAGCATGATTTGAAGAAGTAGCCACGAGCGTTTGTTTCTGGGAACGCCAAGATATAGCAGTGCCTCCGATCGTAAAAACGTATCCTGTTTGCGATCGGGCTTTGTGTGGATCTGAAAGATATCCTGCATCTGCAAAACCAACCATTTGACCTTTTGAANNNNNNNNNNNNNNNNNNNNNNNNNNNNNNNNNNNNNNNNNNNNNNNNNNNNNNNNNNNNNNNNNNNNNNNNNNNNNNNNNNNNNNNNNNNNNNNNNNNNNNNNNNNNNNNNNNNNNNNNNNNNNNNNNNNNNNNNNNNNNNNNNNNNNNNNNNNNNNNNNNNNNNNNNNNNNNNNNNNNNNNNNNNNNNNNNNNNNNNNNNNNNNNNNNNNNNNNNNNNNNNNNNNNNNNNNNNNNNNNNNNNNNNNNNNNNNNNNNNNNNNNNNNNNNNNNNNNNNNNNNNNNNNNNNNNNNNNNNNNNNNNNNNNNNNNNNNNNNNNNNNNNNNNNNNNNNNNNNNNNNNNNNNNNNNNNNNNNNNNNNNNNNNNNNNNNNNNNNNNNNNNNNNNNNNNNNNNNNNNNNNNNNNNNNNNNNNNNNNNNNNNNNNNNNNNNNNNNNNNNNNNNNNNNNNNNNNNNNNNNNNNNNNNNNNNNNNNNNNNNNNNNNNNNNNNNNNNNNNNNNNNNNNNNNNNNNNNNNNNNNNNNNNNNNNNNNNNNNNNNNNNNNNNNNNNNNNNNNNNNNNNNNNNNNNNNNNNNNNNNNNNNNNNNNNNNNNNNNNNNNNNNNNNNNNNNNNNNNNNNNNNNNNNNNNNNNNNNNNNNNNNNNNNNNNNNNNNNNNNNNNNNNNNNNNNNNNNNNNNNNNNNNNNNNNNNNNNNNNNNNNNNNNNNNNNNNNNNNNNNNNNNNNNNNNNNNNNNNNNNNNNNNNNNNNNNNNNNNNNNNNNNNNNNNNNNNNNNNNNNNNNNNNNNNNNNNNNNNNNNNNNNNNNNNNNNNNNNNNNNNNNNNNNNNNNNNNNNNNNNNNNNNNNNNNNNNNNNNNNNNNNNNNNNNNNNNNNNNNNNNNNNNNNNNNNNNNNNNNNNNNNNNNNNNNNNNNNNNNNNNNNNNNNNNNNNNNNNNNNNNNNNNNNNNNNNNNNNNNNNNNNNNNNNNNNNNNNNNNNNNNNNNNNNNNNNNNNNNNNNNNNNNNNNNNNNNNNNNNNNNNNNNNNNNNNNNNNNNNNNNNNNNNNNNNNNNNNNNNNNNNNNNNNNNNNNNNNNNNNNNNNNNNNNNNNNNNNNNNNNNNNNNNNNNNNNNNNNNNNNNNNNNNNNNNNNNNNNNNNNNNNNNNNNNNNNNNNNNNNNNNNNNNNNNNNNNNNNNNNNNNNNNNNNNNNNNNNNNNNNNNNNNNNNNNNNNNNNNNNNNNNNNNNNNNNNNNNNNNNNNNNNNNNNNNNNNNNNNNNNNNNNNNNNNNNNNNNNNNNNNNNNNNNNNNNNNNNNNNNNNNNNNNNNNNNNNNNNNNNNNNNNNNNNNNNNNNNNNNNNNNNNNNNNNNNNNNNNNNNNNNNNNNNNNNNNNNNNNNNNNNNNNNNNNNNNNNNNNNNNNNNNNNNNNNNNNNNNNNNNNNNNNNNNNNNNNNNNNNNNNNNNNNNNNNNNNNNNNNNNNNNNNNNNNNNNNNNNNNNNNNNNNNNNNNNNNNNNNNNNNNNNNNNNNNNNNNNNNNNNNNNNNNNNNNNNNNNNNNNNNNNNNNNNNNNNNNNNNNNNNNNNNNNNNNNNNNNNNNNNNNNNNNNNNNNNNNNNNNNNNNNNNNNNNNNNNNNNNNNNNNNNNNNNNNNNNNNNNNNNNNNNNNNNNNNNNNNNNNNNNNNNNNNNNNNNNNNNNNNNNNNNNNNNNNNNNNNNNNNNNNNNNNNNNNNNNNNNNNNNNNNNNNNNNNNNNNNNNNNNNNNNNNNNNNNNNNNNNNNNNNNNNNNNNNNNNNNNNNNNNNNNNNNNNNNNNNNNNNNNNNNNNNNNNNNNNNNNNNNNNNNNNNNNNNNNNNNNNNNNNNNNNNNNNNNNNNNNNNNNNNNNNNNNNNNNNNNNNNNNNNNNNNNNNNNNNNNNNNNNNNNNNNNNNNNNNNNNNNNNNNNNNNNNNNNNNNNNNNNNNNNNNNNNNNNNNNNNNNNNNNNNNNNNNNNNNNNNNNNNNNNNNNNNNNNNNNNNNNNNNNNNNNNNNNNNNNNNNNNNNNNNNNNNNNNNNNNNNNNNNNNNNNNNNNNNNNNNNNNNNNNNNNNNNNNNNNNNNNNNNNNNNNNNNNNNNNNNNNNNNNNNNNNNNNNNNNNNNNNNNNNNNNNNNNNNNNNNNNNNNNNNNNNNNNNNNNNNNNNNNNNNNNNNNNNNNNNNNNNNNNNNNNNNNNNNNNNNNNNNNNNNNNNNNNNNNNNNNNNNNNNNNNNNNNNNNNNNNNNNNNNNNNNNNNNNNNNNNNNNNNNNNNNNNNNNNNNNNNNNNNNNNNNNNNNNNNNNNNNNNNNNNNNNNNNNNNNNNNNNNNNNNNNNNNNNNNNNNNNNNNNNNNNNNNNNNNNNNNNNNNNNNNNNNNNNNNNNNNNNNNNNNNNNNNNNNNNNNNNNNNNNNNNNNNNNNNNNNNNNNNNNNNNNNNNNNNNNNNNNNNNNNNNNNNNNNNNNNNNNNNNNNNNNNNNNNNNNNNNNNNNNNNNNNNNNNNNNNNNNNNNNNNNNNNNNNNNNNNNNNNNNNNNNNNNNNNNNNNNNNNNNNNNNNNNNNNNNNNNNNNNNNNNNNNNNNNNNNNNNNNNNNNNNNNNNNNNNNNNNNNNNNNNNNNNNNNNNNNNNNNNNNNNNNNNNNNNNNNNNNNNNNNNNNNNNNNNNNNNNNNNNNNNNNNNNNNNNNNNNNNNNNNNNNNNNNNNNNNNNNNNNNNNNNNNNNNNNNNNNNNNNNNNNNNNNNNNNNNNNNNNNNNNNNNNNNNNNNNNNNNNNNNNNNNNNNNNNNNNNNNNNNNNNNNNNNNNNNNNNNNNNNNNNNNNNNNNNNNNNNNNNNNNNNNNNNNNNNNNNNNNNNNNNNNNNNNNNNNNNNNNNNNNNNNNNNNNNNNNNNNNTAATAAATAAATTATACGGCGGCTCGGCCGACCAATTAATAACAAACACAATATAAGGCGGCTCGGCCGACCAATAAATAATAAACAGAATATAAGGCGGCTCGGCCGACCAATAAATAAATTAAATTACTAGTAAATAATATAGGCGGTATTCCGGCCATTATAACATGATATAAATAATAGTAGAGGCGATATACCGACCATTATAACAGAGTATAAATGATACAAATAAATTTTACCGAATCGCAGAGTGATCGTGCTGATAACGTGTTATAAAAAAAACTAGAACTTTATTGTATCGAGGAAATTTAAATAAGGGCAAAATTTTATACCCGTAGGAGAAGATAACACTGATAATAAGAGATGATGTGTTATTAGAAGGAGAAGGAATGATATGTCTACTATCGATCGGAACGATCGTTTATATGGAAAAGAAATCCACTGTGCAAATAGTGCAACGGGCCCCACATCTTTTATATTATCAACATATACGACGTTTTTTTTTCTGACTTTTCGCGACAAGCTGAGTATTATTTCACATATCTTAAGCTCTTGTAAAGGATTTGACGTTGCTATGTTGACGCTCGGAAACAGTATACATTATTTCGTTTAATATATTATAAAGTATGTATATCTGTTTTATGTTTCTATCAAAAAGATAAAGGGAATCAGGATCGCATGGATGCGTTATCCGGTCGGTGAACGATCGTGAATCACACTCAAAAGTAACAATACATAGACCAAAACTGGGCACCACACCACTTGTATGTTCTCTCTCTACCAGTCTACCACCCCCTCGAGCTTTACTTGTCCTTATCACTTCCCCTTTTCGTATTAGTTGTCTCATTCTAGTAATTAGTGGTTGTCTTCCTAAGTTTAATCACCAACCATGTCCCTGCTGCGGAGTACCGACCTCTTACATTCTCTCTTTCGCTGTTCTTTTCACAATAACGAATATTTTTATCTATTTCATGATCATTCAACTTTAATCCCAACATCATCACTTAACACTGCTCCTCAGTCTTTTTTTTTTGTTTTTCCTTTACACATCTGCTTGACCTCATCCACGTAACCTTGCCTCACGCCAAACAATCTTATTAGCAGCACCTATTCTACGTCGGACAAAATACAACCAATAGTCTTTAGATGCTAGCACTACATAAATTTATAAATCAACAAATTTAATAGTATTATTTATACTTTCCGGTCTATCTTTTTTTTTTGTGCAACACTTTCCAGTCTATCATATTAGGGAAAGTGGTAATGGTATAATTTTTATTTGCTACTATATAAAGTTCATATATTTTTTATTATTGAAGTTTTCATAATTAAAAAACCGTATCAAATTTTAAATTTTAAAAGTGTATACTATAAATTTATATACACTGTAGACCAACCAACACCTAGTGGAAATTTATATAAATGTTCCTCTTTTAGCTTCTCTATCCTTATTTTAAAATCTACATAATATACTGCTAATTTAAGATTATAGTACACCAATCAAAGCATTCACACCACCTTTCAGACATTAGGACAGAACTAAAAAGCCATTTTAGTTTATGCTCGATTTCTGCAACACGAGGAAAATACAAAACATTCTCCAGTCTCGTGTTCTTCACCGATTTTCAATTTTTAAATCTTGAAACTTCTTCCTTCCTCTTCTCCAAATCCACCGTAATGATTTTTTGAAAGAAGCAACTTCAGCTCTGTTCTTCTTGAAACCAAAGTTTTCAACTTCAGCTCTGTTCTGCTTACATCTGAGCTCGTTTTAGTTATAAAGTTCAGATTTTTGTTTGTTGGGTTATTAGTTTAGGGATGCTGTCCAAAAGTGTTGTCGCCGTCTCTGTCGTACTTATTATGCTATACTGTAACTTGTTTATCGAAGTTGTAGCGATTGGTGTGAACTGGGGCTCACAGGCAAGTCACCCGCTACCTCCAGCGACGGTGGTGAGGCTTCTCCAGGCTAACGGAATCCGAAAGGTGAAACTTTTCGAGGCCGACACTAAGATTCTCGGAGCTTTAAGTCGGTCGGGGATTCAAGTTATGGTCGGAATCCCAAACGACTTACTAGCACCTATAGCTGCAAGCGTTGCAGTCGCAGAGAGATGGGTTTCTCAAAACGTCTCTGCTCATGTCTCCTCCAATGGCGTCGATATCAGGTTTGTTGTTCTTATGCCCTAAAGCTTCAATCTTTAGACAGTTTGTGAGTAAAGATAGAAACTTTGAGGTTCATCTTGGTCACTGTGTTGACTTGTGCTTATGCCTAAAGCTTCAATCTTTAGAGTTTTGATTACAGTTAGCAAGTAAATGTTGAAACTTTAAAGATAGTCTTGGTCACTGTGTTGACTTGTGTTTATGCCTAAAGCTTCAGTCTTTAGACTTTTGATTACAGTTTCTGAGTAAAGATAGAAACTTTGAAGACAATCTTCTTGCTCACTGGTGCTGACTTGTGCTTATGCCTAAAGCTTCAATCTTTAGAGTTTTGATCACAGTTAGTAAGTAAAGATAGAAACTTTAAAGATAGTCTTGGTCACTGTGTTGACTTGTGCTTATGCATTACAGTTTGTGATAAAGATAGAAACTTTGAAGACAATCTTCTTGCTCACTGGTGTTGACTTGTGCTTATCCCTAAAGCTTCAATCTTTATTAGACTTTTGATTACAAGTTTGATGAGTAAAGATAGAAACTTTGACTTGTTCTGTTGTGTTGACTTGTGTTGGTGTCTAAACGTTAGGTACGTGGCAGTTGGGAACGAGCCATTTCTAAAGGCATTCAACGGAACATTCGAGGACATAACACTCCCCGCTCTCCAGAACATACAATCAGCTCTCATCAAAGCCGGTTTAGCCACCCAGGTGAAAGTCACAGTCCCACTCAACGCAGACGTGTACCAAAGCGCATCCAACCTCCCTTCAGACGGAGACTTCAGACTCGAAATCCGCGACCTCATGATCAGCATCGTCAAGTTCCTAAGCGACAACCAAGCTCCCTTCACCATCAACATCTACCCTTTCATCAGTCTCTACAACGACCCTCACTTCCCCGTGGAGTTCGCCTTCTTCGACGGCACAGGTGATCCTATAAACGACAATGGCAGAGTCTACGACAACGTTCTCGACGCGAACTACGATACATT is a genomic window containing:
- the LOC106301285 gene encoding glucan endo-1,3-beta-glucosidase 5-like, which codes for MLSKSVVAVSVVLIMLYCNLFIEVVAIGVNWGSQASHPLPPATVVRLLQANGIRKVKLFEADTKILGALSRSGIQVMVGIPNDLLAPIAASVAVAERWVSQNVSAHVSSNGVDIRYVAVGNEPFLKAFNGTFEDITLPALQNIQSALIKAGLATQVKVTVPLNADVYQSASNLPSDGDFRLEIRDLMISIVKFLSDNQAPFTINIYPFISLYNDPHFPVEFAFFDGTGDPINDNGRVYDNVLDANYDTLVWSLQKNGFGNLSIVVGEVGWPTDGDKNANMQYARRYNQGFMNRQRAGRGTPMRPGPLDAYLFSLIDEDAKSIQPGNFERHWGMFYIDGRPKYQLSLLGNGNGLVPAKDVHHMGKKWCVLAPSASLEDPQLGPSVGYACDHADCTSLGYGSSCGGLDLAQNVSYAFNSYYQVSDQLESACKFPGGISMIVTRDPSFGSCQFKIMIKSDSSGGEASTKMCLTRSAAVLLLLLMCMYIVL